The genomic region CCTATACTGGGGCAACGGCTACATGGCCGGTGCCGAACTGAACGACGACTTGGTGAGCCTGAAGCCCGGCACCACCCAGGTGATGACGCCCGACAAGACGTTCCGTGAGGGCGCCCACGTGTTCTTCCGCAACGGCACCTACTACTTTATGTGGAGCGAGGACGACACCCGCTCGCCCAACTACCAAGTGCGCTACGGCACGGCTACCACGCCCCTGGGCAAGATTACGGTGCCTGCCAACAACCTGGTTATCACCAAAGACCCCGCGCAGGGCATCTACGGCACCGGCCACAACAGCACCATCCAGGTGCCTGGCCGCGACGAGTGGTATCTGGTGTACCACCGCTTCACCTACCCCAAGGGCATCAAGATGGGCGATGCCGCGGGTTACAACCGCGAGGTGTGCATCGATAAGATGGAGTTCAATGCTGACGGCAGCATCAAGCCCGTGGTGCCTACCCATGCCGGCATTCAGCCGGTGCGGGTGAAGTAGGTTTTGCTGACGAATACGTTTCGTGTTATGAAAAATAGGAGTAACGCTCTTTTGCTCGCGCTGGCCTTGCTCGCGGCCTGCAACACCAACACGCCGAGTACCGGCACCGCCGTCGAGAAGCATAACCCTGCCGAAGCCACGAAGCAACCGGATACTTCTCCCGGCGACTCGTGCAACGTGCAGTTTGCGGGCATCACCTTCACCCGGTCGCTGAACGGGGCGGCGCAGAATGCCACCGTGAACGGCAACGTGCTGACGCTGCGCAGCGACGCCAAGCGCGACAACTTCAACGACCCCGATGGCAAACTCAGCAACCACACGGCGCCGGTACTGCTCACGCAAGTGGATAACACCAAGCCGTTTACCTTCACGGCCAAGGTAGAGCCGGAGTTTCTGGAAACCTACGACGCGGGCGTGCTCTACGTGTACCTGCGCCCCGACCTATGGCAGAAGTTTGCCTACGAGCGCGACGAGCGGGCTCGCACGCGCATCGTGAGTGTGCGCACCATCGGCACATCCGACGACAACAACCACGACCAGTTGAAGGCCAAAAGTGTGTATTTGAAAATCTCGTCCGATACCAAGACCATCGGCTACTATTACTCGCTCGACCAGCGGCAGTGGGAGCTGGCTCGGCTGTACAAAAACGACTATCCCGCTACTATCTGGCTAGGTGTCAGCGCACAGTCGCCAATGGGCAAAGGTATGAGCACGCGCTTCGAGGACTGTTCACTTACCGCCACCAGCGTTTCCGACTTCCGCCTGGGACAATAGCACGAACCGGCTGCGGACATGCCTCGCCAACCAATAGCCATTACACAACCAAAGCAGGAAAGATGATAGGAAGGAGAACAGGCTGGGCACTGCTGCTGAGCTGCCAACTGCTAGCCGTGGCCGCGCAGGCGCAGGAAGCCAAAAAACCGGTCGTTCGGCAGAACGTGCCGCTGGATTCTATTCGGCTGAGCGACCCGTTCATCTTGGCCGACGCGAAAACCAAGCAGTACTACATGACCGGCACCGGCGGCCTGCTCTGGAAAAGCCCGGATATGAAGCGCTGGTCGGGGCCCTACACGGTGGCCCAGCCCGACCCTACCTCCTGGATGGGGCCGAAGCCCATAATTTGGGCCGCTGAGATTCACCCCTACCAGGGCAAGTATTACTACTTCGCCACCTTCACCAACCAGGCCGTGAAGATTGATACGGTGCAGGGCACGCCCATTGAGCGCCGGGCCTGCCACGTGCTGGTCAGCAACCAACCGGGCGGCCCCTACGTGCCCGTCCCTGGCGGCGACGCCACCTACCTGCCGGCCAATAAGCCTACCCTCGATGGCACCTTGTGGGTAGATAAAGACCAGAAACCCTACTTGGTGTACTGCTACGAGTGGCTGCAAAACCAGAACGGCACCATCGAAAAGATACAGCTGAAGCCCGACCTGAGCGGCACCATAGGCACCGGTCAGGTACTGTTTCGGGCCAGCGACGCGCCCTGGAGCCGCGAAAACCCGCGCTCTGGTCCCGCCCGACCCAACAAAGTAACAGACGGCCCCTATCTATTCCGCACTGGCACCGGCCGCCTGGGCATGATCTGGACCAGCTGGATCTACGATGTGTACACCCAGGGTGTAGCCTACTCCACCAGCGGCACCCTCGATGGCCCGTGGGTGCAGGAAAAAGACCCCATCACCCCGCCCAACTATGGCCACGGCATGCTGTTCCGCGACCTGAACGGCAAGCTGCTGATGGCCGCGCACAGCCACCAGGACATCAAGGGCCACTACCACCGCGTGCCGCACCTGTTTTCGGTGGATGTGTCGGGCAACAAGCTGGTGTTGGGCAAGCCCTACCGACCGTAGGCGTCTGCCGGTCCGACGCCGTAGGCGTCCGACCGGTCGTCGTTGCACAAGCTTCGTGCTGATGCCTGCCCAACCGGCGCGGACATCAGCAACGACCACCGGTCCGACCGGCAGGTGGCAACCATTTCCCACAAACTCTCTCTTTCACACCATGAACCGTATTCCCACCTACCTGCTCGGCGCAACTCTGCTGCTGGGGCTGCCTACCGCCTGCACCACCTCCAAGGCTACCACGGCCACGTCTGCGCGGCCCCAAAAGGCTGAGATGCTAGCCCTCATCACGAAGGTAAACGACCATTGGCAGGCCACACACCCGCCGCAGGAGCGGGCATTTTGGGACGTAGCGGCCTACCACACCGGCAACATGGCCGCCTACGCCGTCACCAACAACGAGAAATACCGCCAGTATTCTGAAACGTGGGCCGAGCACAACCAGTGGAAAGGCGCCAAATCGGACAACAAGGCGGAGTGGAAATACAAGTATGGCGAGAAGGACGACTACGTGCTGTTCGGCGACTGGCAGATTTGCTTTCAAACCTACGTCGACCTCTACAACCTAAAGCCAGAGCCCCAGCGCATTGCGCGGGCGAAAGAGGTGATGGAATATGAGATGAGCACCGACAAAAATGACTATTGGTGGTGGGCTGATGGTCTCTACATGGTGATGCCCGTGATGACCAAGCTGCACAAAGTAACCGGCAACCCGCAGTACCTGACGAAGTTGCATGAGTATTTCAGCTACGCCAACAGCATCATGTACGACCAGGAAACCGGCCTGTACTACCGCGACGCCAAGTATGTGTACCCCCAGCACAAATCAGCAAACGGCAAGAAGGACTTCTGGGCGCGCGGTGATGGGTGGGTGTTTGCCGGCCTGGCCAAAGTGCTGCAAGACCTGCCCGCCACCGACCCCCACCGCGACGAGTACCTGAGCAAGTACCGCGGCCTGGCTGCTGCCCTCAAGCAAGCCCAACAGCCCGAAGGCCACTGGACGCGCAGCCTCCTGGACCCCGCGCACG from Hymenobacter aerilatus harbors:
- a CDS encoding DUF1349 domain-containing protein; this translates as MKNRSNALLLALALLAACNTNTPSTGTAVEKHNPAEATKQPDTSPGDSCNVQFAGITFTRSLNGAAQNATVNGNVLTLRSDAKRDNFNDPDGKLSNHTAPVLLTQVDNTKPFTFTAKVEPEFLETYDAGVLYVYLRPDLWQKFAYERDERARTRIVSVRTIGTSDDNNHDQLKAKSVYLKISSDTKTIGYYYSLDQRQWELARLYKNDYPATIWLGVSAQSPMGKGMSTRFEDCSLTATSVSDFRLGQ
- a CDS encoding glycoside hydrolase family 43 protein, yielding MIGRRTGWALLLSCQLLAVAAQAQEAKKPVVRQNVPLDSIRLSDPFILADAKTKQYYMTGTGGLLWKSPDMKRWSGPYTVAQPDPTSWMGPKPIIWAAEIHPYQGKYYYFATFTNQAVKIDTVQGTPIERRACHVLVSNQPGGPYVPVPGGDATYLPANKPTLDGTLWVDKDQKPYLVYCYEWLQNQNGTIEKIQLKPDLSGTIGTGQVLFRASDAPWSRENPRSGPARPNKVTDGPYLFRTGTGRLGMIWTSWIYDVYTQGVAYSTSGTLDGPWVQEKDPITPPNYGHGMLFRDLNGKLLMAAHSHQDIKGHYHRVPHLFSVDVSGNKLVLGKPYRP
- a CDS encoding glycoside hydrolase family 88/105 protein, encoding MNRIPTYLLGATLLLGLPTACTTSKATTATSARPQKAEMLALITKVNDHWQATHPPQERAFWDVAAYHTGNMAAYAVTNNEKYRQYSETWAEHNQWKGAKSDNKAEWKYKYGEKDDYVLFGDWQICFQTYVDLYNLKPEPQRIARAKEVMEYEMSTDKNDYWWWADGLYMVMPVMTKLHKVTGNPQYLTKLHEYFSYANSIMYDQETGLYYRDAKYVYPQHKSANGKKDFWARGDGWVFAGLAKVLQDLPATDPHRDEYLSKYRGLAAALKQAQQPEGHWTRSLLDPAHAPGPETSGTAFNTFAYLWGINNGLLDRKEYLPTAMKGWQYLTSTALQPDGTIGYVQPIGEKAIPGQVVDKNSTSNFGVGAFLLAASEMYHHVDKR